The following are encoded in a window of Mycobacterium decipiens genomic DNA:
- a CDS encoding TIGR01777 family oxidoreductase, which translates to MAKAVVAIAGSSGLIGSALTAALRAADHTVLRIVRRAPANSEELHWNPESGEFDPHTLTDVDAVVNLCGVNIAERRWSGAFKQSLRDSRIGPTEVLSAAVADAGVGTLINASAVGYYGNTKDRVVDENDSAGTGFLAQLCADWEAATLPAQYSGTRVVLARIGVVLAPVGGMLRRMRPLFSVGLGARLGSGRQYMSWISLEDEVRALQFTIAHPTLSGPVNLTGPAPVTNAEFTTAFGRAANRPTPLMLPSFAVRAAFGEFADEGLLIGQRAIPSALEQAGFQFHHNTIGEALGYATTRSGHD; encoded by the coding sequence ATGGCCAAAGCCGTTGTCGCGATAGCGGGTTCGTCCGGCCTGATCGGTTCTGCTCTGACCGCGGCCCTGCGTGCGGCCGACCACACGGTACTGCGCATTGTGCGCCGGGCACCTGCGAATTCCGAAGAACTGCATTGGAATCCCGAGAGCGGCGAGTTCGATCCGCACACGCTGACCGATGTCGACGCCGTCGTCAACTTGTGCGGCGTCAACATCGCCGAGCGTCGGTGGTCGGGGGCTTTCAAGCAGAGCCTGCGAGACAGCCGGATCGGACCCACCGAGGTGCTGTCCGCCGCGGTCGCCGACGCCGGCGTCGGTACTCTGATCAACGCCAGCGCGGTGGGCTACTACGGAAACACCAAGGACCGTGTGGTCGACGAAAACGACTCGGCGGGAACAGGTTTCCTTGCCCAGCTGTGCGCGGACTGGGAAGCCGCCACGCTGCCGGCCCAATACAGCGGTACCCGCGTGGTGCTGGCCCGCATCGGGGTGGTGCTGGCCCCGGTGGGGGGTATGTTGCGGCGCATGCGGCCCCTTTTCTCGGTGGGCTTGGGCGCGCGGCTGGGCAGCGGCCGCCAATATATGTCGTGGATCAGCCTTGAGGACGAGGTGCGGGCACTACAGTTCACGATCGCGCACCCCACCCTGTCCGGCCCAGTGAACTTGACCGGGCCGGCACCCGTCACCAACGCCGAGTTCACCACCGCCTTCGGCCGCGCCGCCAACCGCCCTACCCCGCTGATGTTGCCAAGCTTCGCGGTACGCGCGGCGTTTGGCGAGTTCGCCGACGAGGGGTTGCTCATTGGCCAGCGCGCCATCCCCTCAGCGCTGGAGCAAGCCGGATTTCAGTTCCACCACAACACCATTGGCGAAGCACTCGGCTACGCCACCACGCGGTCCGGCCACGATTGA
- a CDS encoding RraA family protein, protein MQLVELVNGLGVADVVDAMMMTHAHRAHIVELDSPDPKRVLIGPALTISFLPVRKDLMDPQKHSLGPAIYRAIDERDPKGAVLVMASNGYNRTSLGGGTKLSRVENLGMAGILADGMLRDYEELNSYGFATYCHGETVHGGGNEIQPYLADVPVAVGGVTVVPNDVIFAKGSTAVVIPGAEAEAILTKARYLMAKMDQIKASLKTEDPETVLRQGSGEL, encoded by the coding sequence ATGCAACTGGTGGAGCTAGTGAATGGCCTGGGCGTCGCCGACGTCGTCGACGCCATGATGATGACGCACGCGCATCGCGCGCACATCGTCGAACTCGACAGCCCAGACCCGAAGCGGGTACTCATCGGTCCGGCGCTGACCATTTCCTTTTTGCCAGTGCGCAAAGATCTGATGGATCCACAGAAACACAGCCTCGGTCCAGCGATTTATCGCGCCATCGACGAGCGTGACCCGAAAGGCGCCGTGCTGGTGATGGCGTCCAACGGCTACAACCGGACCTCGCTGGGTGGCGGAACGAAGCTCAGCCGCGTCGAAAACCTTGGCATGGCAGGCATTCTCGCCGACGGCATGCTGCGCGACTACGAGGAACTGAACAGCTACGGCTTCGCAACCTACTGCCATGGGGAGACGGTGCACGGGGGCGGCAACGAGATCCAACCCTATCTGGCCGATGTTCCGGTTGCGGTCGGCGGCGTCACCGTGGTTCCGAACGATGTGATCTTCGCCAAAGGCTCGACGGCCGTTGTAATCCCGGGCGCCGAAGCCGAGGCGATCTTGACCAAGGCGCGCTACCTAATGGCGAAGATGGACCAGATCAAAGCAAGCCTGAAAACGGAAGACCCGGAGACAGTCCTTCGCCAGGGCAGCGGTGAGCTATGA
- the lipB gene encoding lipoyl(octanoyl) transferase LipB, whose protein sequence is MTGSIRSSLAAVEIRQLGTVGYGAAWQLQRELADARVAGSTDTLLLLEHPAVYTAGRRTQPHERPTDGTPVVDTDRGGKITWHGPGQLVGYPIIGLVEPLDVVNYVRRLEESLIAVCTDLGLDAGRVDGRSGVWLPACAGQPARKVAAIGVRVSRATTLHGFALNCDCDLSAFAAIVPCGIADAGVTSLSAELGRTVSVAEVRSAVADAVCAALDDVLAVRDHVPGAPPRTGGAPTVRRSGAPRRQTEHPVARVASAL, encoded by the coding sequence ATGACGGGTTCTATCCGGTCAAGCCTGGCCGCGGTCGAGATTCGCCAGCTGGGGACGGTCGGCTACGGGGCCGCTTGGCAGCTGCAGCGAGAGCTCGCCGACGCCAGGGTCGCCGGCAGCACCGACACGCTGCTGCTGCTGGAACACCCCGCGGTCTACACCGCTGGACGGCGGACCCAACCGCATGAACGACCGACCGACGGCACCCCCGTCGTCGACACCGACCGCGGCGGCAAGATCACCTGGCATGGTCCAGGGCAACTAGTCGGCTATCCGATCATTGGGCTGGTCGAGCCCCTCGATGTGGTCAATTACGTTCGGCGTCTTGAGGAATCGCTGATCGCGGTGTGCACAGACCTGGGCCTGGACGCCGGCCGGGTCGACGGCCGGTCAGGCGTGTGGCTACCGGCCTGCGCCGGGCAGCCGGCACGCAAGGTCGCCGCCATCGGTGTGCGGGTGTCGCGGGCGACGACGCTGCACGGGTTTGCGCTCAACTGCGATTGCGATCTGAGCGCGTTCGCCGCCATCGTGCCGTGCGGCATCGCCGATGCCGGGGTGACGTCGCTGTCCGCCGAACTCGGACGCACCGTTTCCGTCGCCGAGGTCCGCTCCGCGGTCGCCGACGCCGTCTGCGCCGCACTGGATGATGTCCTGGCAGTCCGAGACCACGTACCCGGCGCTCCCCCGCGAACGGGCGGCGCCCCCACCGTCCGCCGTTCCGGCGCACCTCGCCGCCAAACGGAGCATCCCGTCGCCCGCGTAGCATCAGCGCTGTGA
- the lipA gene encoding lipoyl synthase, whose protein sequence is MTVARKPDVAGPAAPSGRRLLRLEVRNAQTPIERKPPWIRTRARMGPEYTELKNLVRREGLHTVCEAAGCPNIFECWEDREATFLIGGDQCTRRCDFCQIDTGKPAELDRDEPRRVAESVRTMGLRYATVTGVARDDLPDGGAWLYAATVRAIKELNPSTGVELLIPDFNGEPTRLAEVFESHPEVLAHNVETVPRIFKRIRPAFTYQRSLGVLTAARDFGLVTKSNLILGLGETPDEVRTALAELHDAGCDIITITQYLRPSARHHPVERWVKPEEFVEFAQFAEGLGFAGVLAGPLVRSSYRAGRLYEQARTSRASAAR, encoded by the coding sequence GTGACTGTCGCTCGGAAGCCCGATGTCGCCGGCCCTGCGGCTCCGTCAGGCCGGCGTTTGCTGCGCCTGGAGGTGCGCAATGCGCAGACCCCGATCGAGCGCAAACCGCCGTGGATCCGTACCCGAGCACGGATGGGACCGGAGTACACCGAGCTGAAGAACCTGGTCCGGCGAGAGGGCCTGCACACCGTCTGCGAAGCGGCCGGCTGCCCCAACATCTTCGAATGCTGGGAGGACCGCGAAGCCACCTTCCTGATCGGCGGTGACCAGTGCACCCGCCGCTGCGACTTCTGCCAGATCGATACCGGAAAGCCCGCCGAGCTGGACCGCGACGAGCCACGCCGGGTCGCCGAGAGCGTGCGGACGATGGGCCTGCGCTATGCCACCGTCACCGGTGTCGCCCGCGACGACCTGCCCGACGGCGGGGCCTGGCTGTACGCCGCGACCGTGCGCGCCATCAAGGAACTCAACCCCTCGACCGGCGTCGAGCTGCTGATTCCCGACTTCAACGGCGAGCCCACCCGGCTGGCCGAGGTCTTCGAGTCCCACCCGGAAGTATTGGCACACAACGTCGAAACCGTGCCCCGCATCTTCAAGCGAATCCGGCCGGCCTTCACCTACCAGCGCAGCCTGGGTGTGCTCACCGCGGCGCGCGACTTCGGCCTGGTCACCAAGAGCAACCTCATCCTCGGCCTGGGTGAAACCCCCGACGAGGTGCGCACCGCCCTGGCCGAGCTGCATGATGCCGGCTGCGACATCATCACCATCACCCAGTACCTGCGGCCGTCGGCACGCCACCACCCCGTCGAGCGCTGGGTCAAGCCCGAGGAGTTCGTCGAGTTCGCGCAATTCGCCGAGGGGCTGGGCTTCGCCGGAGTGTTGGCCGGGCCCCTGGTTAGATCGTCATACCGCGCGGGCCGGCTCTACGAGCAGGCGCGTACCTCACGAGCCTCGGCCGCCCGCTAG
- a CDS encoding DUF4191 domain-containing protein, with protein sequence MAKPRNSAENKAAKAQANAARRAAARQRRKQLWQAFTLQRKEDKRLLPYMIGAFLLIVGASVAVGVWAGGFTTFTLIPLGVLLGALVAFVIFGRRAQRTVYRKAEGQTGAAAWALENLRGKWRVTPGVAATGHLDAVHRVIGRPGVIFVAEGSAARIKPLLAQEKKRTARLVGDVPIYDVIVGNGDGEIPLAKLERHLTRLPANITAKQMDALESRLAALGSRAGAGVIPKGPLPTTAKMRSVQRTVRRK encoded by the coding sequence ATGGCGAAACCCCGAAATTCCGCTGAAAACAAGGCCGCCAAAGCGCAGGCAAACGCCGCGCGCAGGGCTGCCGCTCGCCAACGCCGCAAACAGCTGTGGCAGGCGTTCACCTTGCAGCGCAAGGAGGACAAGCGCCTGCTGCCCTACATGATTGGTGCTTTCTTGCTGATCGTGGGCGCGTCGGTGGCGGTCGGCGTGTGGGCTGGCGGGTTCACCACATTCACGCTAATCCCGCTGGGTGTGTTGCTGGGCGCGCTGGTGGCGTTCGTCATCTTCGGCCGGCGTGCCCAGCGAACGGTCTACCGCAAAGCCGAAGGCCAAACCGGCGCGGCCGCCTGGGCGCTGGAAAACCTGCGGGGCAAGTGGCGGGTGACGCCCGGTGTGGCCGCCACCGGCCACCTCGACGCCGTGCACCGGGTGATCGGACGGCCCGGTGTAATCTTCGTCGCCGAGGGATCGGCCGCCCGGATCAAACCCCTGCTGGCCCAGGAAAAAAAGCGCACCGCGCGACTGGTCGGGGACGTACCGATTTACGACGTAATCGTCGGCAACGGCGACGGCGAGATTCCGCTGGCCAAGTTGGAGCGCCACCTCACCCGCCTTCCGGCCAATATAACCGCCAAGCAGATGGACGCACTGGAGTCTCGACTGGCCGCGCTGGGTTCGCGGGCCGGGGCGGGCGTCATTCCGAAGGGACCGCTCCCCACCACCGCCAAGATGCGCAGCGTTCAGCGCACGGTCCGCCGCAAGTAG
- a CDS encoding RDD family protein, which produces MTAQSPTGYPGKELGLPHQGPGSLAAMGRRLAALLIDWLIAYGLALLGVKFGVLSAAMLSTVILVIWLVLGVAAVRLFGFTPGQLVLGLVVVPVDGRLPVGIGRLVARGLLIGLVVPPLFTDSDGRGLHDRLTGTAVVRR; this is translated from the coding sequence ATGACCGCGCAATCACCTACCGGGTATCCCGGCAAGGAGCTTGGCCTACCGCACCAGGGGCCGGGTTCGCTGGCTGCAATGGGGCGCCGGCTGGCAGCATTGTTGATCGACTGGCTGATCGCCTACGGTCTGGCGTTGCTGGGCGTGAAATTCGGCGTCTTGTCGGCGGCCATGCTGTCGACGGTCATCCTGGTGATTTGGCTGGTGCTCGGGGTGGCGGCGGTGCGCCTGTTCGGATTCACACCCGGCCAGTTGGTGCTGGGTCTCGTGGTGGTGCCGGTGGACGGCCGGCTGCCGGTGGGGATCGGCCGCTTGGTGGCGCGGGGCCTGCTGATCGGGCTGGTGGTCCCGCCGCTGTTCACCGACTCGGACGGGCGCGGTTTGCACGATCGGCTTACCGGCACGGCGGTGGTGCGACGCTGA
- the glnA gene encoding type I glutamate--ammonia ligase: MTEKTPDDVFRLAKDEKVEYIDVRFCDLPGIMQHFTIPASAFDQSVFDDGLAFDGSSIRGFQSIHESDMLLLPDPATARIDPFREAKTLNINFFVHDPFTLEPYSRDPRNIARKAENYLISTGIADTAYFGAEAEFYIFDSVTFDSSANSSFYEVDAISGWWNTGSPTEADGSPNRGYKVRHKGGYFPVAPNDQYVDLRDKMLTHLINAGFILEKGHHEVGSGGQAEINYKFNSLLHAADDMQLYKYIVKNTAWQNGKTVTFMPKPLFGDNGSGMHCHQSLWKDGSPLMYDETGYAGLSDTARHYIGGLLHHAPSLLAFTNPTVNSYKRLVPGYEAPINLVYSQRNRSACVRIPITGSNPKAKRLEFRCPDASGNPYLAFSAMLMAGLDGIKNKIEPQAPVDKDLYELPPEEAANIPQAPTSLTAVIDRLEADHEYLTEGGVFTNDLIETWISFKRENEIEPVNIRPHPYEFALYYDV, encoded by the coding sequence GTGACGGAAAAGACGCCCGACGACGTCTTCAGGCTCGCCAAGGACGAGAAGGTCGAATACATCGACGTCCGGTTCTGTGACCTGCCCGGCATCATGCAGCACTTCACGATTCCGGCCTCGGCGTTTGACCAGAGCGTGTTCGACGACGGCTTGGCCTTTGACGGCTCGTCGATTCGCGGGTTCCAATCGATCCACGAGTCCGACATGCTGCTGCTTCCCGATCCCGCCACCGCGCGCATCGACCCGTTCCGTGAGGCGAAGACGCTGAACATCAACTTCTTCGTGCACGACCCGTTCACCCTAGAGCCGTACTCCCGCGATCCGCGCAACATCGCCCGCAAGGCCGAGAACTACCTGATCAGTACCGGCATCGCCGACACCGCATACTTCGGCGCCGAGGCCGAGTTCTACATCTTCGACTCGGTGACCTTCGACTCGAGTGCCAACAGCTCGTTCTACGAGGTGGACGCGATCTCGGGGTGGTGGAACACTGGCTCGCCGACTGAGGCCGACGGTAGCCCGAACCGGGGCTACAAGGTCCGCCACAAGGGCGGGTACTTCCCGGTGGCCCCCAACGACCAGTACGTTGATCTGCGCGACAAGATGCTCACCCACCTGATCAACGCCGGCTTCATCTTGGAGAAGGGCCACCATGAGGTGGGCAGCGGCGGGCAGGCCGAGATCAACTACAAGTTCAACTCGCTGCTACATGCGGCCGACGATATGCAGCTGTACAAATACATCGTCAAGAACACCGCGTGGCAGAACGGCAAGACCGTCACGTTCATGCCCAAGCCGCTCTTCGGCGACAACGGGTCTGGGATGCACTGCCACCAGTCGCTGTGGAAGGACGGCAGTCCGCTGATGTACGACGAGACAGGCTATGCCGGTCTGTCGGATACGGCCCGCCACTATATCGGCGGCCTGCTGCACCACGCGCCGTCGCTGCTGGCCTTCACCAACCCGACGGTGAACTCCTACAAGCGGCTGGTTCCCGGCTACGAGGCCCCGATCAACCTGGTCTACAGCCAGCGCAACCGGTCGGCGTGTGTGCGCATCCCGATCACCGGCAGCAATCCGAAGGCCAAGCGGCTCGAGTTCCGCTGCCCGGACGCCTCGGGCAACCCGTACCTGGCCTTCTCCGCCATGCTGATGGCGGGCCTGGACGGCATCAAGAACAAGATCGAGCCGCAGGCGCCGGTCGACAAGGACCTCTACGAGCTGCCGCCGGAAGAGGCCGCGAACATCCCGCAGGCCCCGACCTCGCTGACCGCGGTGATCGACCGGCTGGAGGCGGACCACGAATACCTCACCGAGGGAGGCGTGTTCACCAACGACCTGATCGAGACGTGGATCAGTTTCAAGCGCGAGAACGAGATCGAGCCGGTCAACATCCGGCCGCACCCGTACGAGTTCGCGCTCTACTACGATGTTTAA
- a CDS encoding TIGR03619 family F420-dependent LLM class oxidoreductase, whose protein sequence is MKFYISSAFLNTSEIIEIAKAADDLGYDGIGIPDHVVNLETLTTPYPYTKDGQRRWQPFTDWPDPWVMVGALAQLTTRLRFVTTVYIPAMRNPYSAAKAIGTAAVLAHGRVELGIGVGWCQEEFALMGEQFTARGKRTDEIVELMRALWEPGWTEFDGEFYRTPRLEMQPTPPPIPIYVGGLSDIALRRAARHDGWIGDLIKTDRAIAAAGRLRELRLENGLPLEGFTILVPLTDAFNVADYRRAEKAGITGVLTMPWMFYAGPGATLAEKIDGMRRFRKNLAPDG, encoded by the coding sequence ATGAAGTTCTACATCAGCAGCGCCTTCCTGAACACCTCCGAGATCATCGAGATCGCCAAGGCCGCCGACGATCTCGGTTACGACGGCATCGGGATACCCGACCACGTCGTCAATCTGGAGACCCTAACCACCCCGTATCCCTACACCAAGGACGGGCAACGACGGTGGCAGCCCTTCACCGACTGGCCCGATCCTTGGGTGATGGTCGGCGCGCTTGCCCAGCTCACCACGCGGCTGCGGTTCGTTACCACCGTCTACATTCCCGCGATGCGCAACCCATACTCGGCCGCGAAAGCGATTGGTACCGCGGCAGTCTTGGCCCATGGCCGGGTGGAGCTCGGTATCGGCGTCGGCTGGTGCCAGGAGGAGTTCGCCTTGATGGGCGAGCAGTTCACGGCCCGCGGGAAACGCACGGACGAGATTGTCGAGTTGATGCGGGCGCTGTGGGAACCGGGTTGGACGGAATTCGACGGCGAGTTCTACCGGACGCCGCGGCTGGAGATGCAGCCCACCCCGCCGCCGATACCGATCTATGTCGGTGGGCTCAGCGATATCGCGTTGCGCCGTGCTGCCCGCCATGACGGCTGGATCGGGGACTTGATCAAGACCGATCGCGCCATCGCGGCGGCCGGCCGGCTCCGTGAGTTGCGCCTGGAAAACGGTTTGCCACTAGAAGGTTTCACCATTCTGGTGCCGCTCACCGACGCCTTCAACGTCGCCGACTATCGGCGCGCCGAAAAGGCGGGTATCACCGGCGTCCTCACCATGCCATGGATGTTCTATGCCGGGCCGGGGGCTACCTTGGCCGAAAAGATCGACGGCATGCGGCGCTTTCGCAAGAACCTCGCGCCGGACGGCTAG
- a CDS encoding PaaI family thioesterase, translating to MDATFEALSEAELGRVMASYAPLTEAVRDLIEATIRTQADDDVVRDATTAIEAVTRSLRSQRVRPLGVSYHVDGRPLPLGNAAAGQCNPIAPPLVVHHEEDGRCWSEFTLGVPYEGPPGLVHGGVCALVLDHMLGEAASQGLTKPLFTGTLTGRYLRGTPLGPIRAEAFVERIDGVKAFARGHLSDAAGVTVEAEGVFIKPAWARNVE from the coding sequence CCGGGTGATGGCGTCCTATGCCCCGTTGACCGAGGCAGTTCGGGACCTCATTGAAGCCACCATCAGGACGCAGGCTGACGATGATGTCGTCCGGGACGCGACGACCGCGATCGAAGCGGTGACCCGATCACTGCGCAGTCAACGGGTTCGGCCCCTCGGCGTGAGCTATCACGTTGACGGCCGTCCGTTGCCATTGGGCAACGCCGCGGCTGGCCAATGCAACCCGATAGCCCCACCGTTGGTTGTCCATCACGAAGAGGACGGGCGGTGCTGGAGCGAGTTCACCCTGGGCGTGCCCTACGAAGGTCCGCCTGGCCTGGTGCACGGCGGTGTGTGTGCTCTGGTGCTTGACCACATGCTGGGCGAGGCGGCCAGTCAGGGCCTGACCAAACCGCTGTTCACCGGAACCCTCACGGGTAGATACCTGCGCGGCACTCCGCTGGGACCGATTCGCGCCGAAGCATTTGTCGAACGCATCGATGGCGTCAAGGCCTTTGCGCGCGGCCATCTCTCGGACGCAGCGGGGGTCACCGTCGAAGCGGAGGGGGTCTTCATCAAGCCGGCGTGGGCACGGAATGTCGAATGA